Proteins encoded within one genomic window of Streptomyces profundus:
- a CDS encoding alpha,alpha-trehalose-phosphate synthase (UDP-forming): MTAELPETAGQVLVASNRGPVSYTRSADDGSLTAKRGGGGLVSGLSALGADAGTWVCAALSEDDRAAARAFDGRPPAADTGGQSVRMLDIPSETFDAAYNGIANSVLWFVHHLLYQTPLEPIFDAEFEARWEHYRAYNLAFADALAEEAAEGAAVLVQDYHLALVPGLLAERRPDLRIGHFSHTPWAPPELFRVLPDPVAREVLLGVLGADRAAFLTRRWADAFIACCAALLGAETTPDSVTHEGRTTRIGVHGLGADAAFLRDRAGRPDVDERLAELRERVGPGRATIVRVDRTELSKNIVRGLLAYRRLLTDHPEWRGRVAHIAFAYPSRQDLALYRAYTAEVSRVADAVNEEFGEDGWTPVILHVKDDFARSLAAYRMADVALVNPIRDGMNLVAKEVPVVSENGCALVLSREAGAAEELGPDALLVNPYDIAGTAQALHEALSLDQATRAARSRRLANTATALPPTAWFLAQLTALRTTA, from the coding sequence ATGACCGCCGAGCTTCCCGAGACAGCCGGCCAGGTGCTGGTGGCCTCCAACCGAGGCCCGGTGAGCTACACGCGCTCGGCCGACGACGGCTCGCTGACCGCCAAGCGCGGCGGCGGGGGCCTGGTGTCGGGCCTCTCCGCGCTGGGCGCCGACGCGGGCACCTGGGTCTGCGCGGCGCTGAGCGAGGACGACAGGGCCGCCGCGCGCGCCTTCGACGGCCGGCCCCCGGCGGCGGACACCGGCGGCCAGTCGGTGCGGATGCTGGACATCCCGAGCGAGACCTTCGACGCCGCGTACAACGGCATCGCCAACTCCGTGCTGTGGTTCGTCCACCACCTGCTGTACCAGACGCCGCTGGAGCCGATCTTCGACGCCGAGTTCGAGGCGCGGTGGGAGCACTACCGCGCGTACAACCTGGCGTTCGCCGATGCGCTGGCCGAGGAGGCCGCCGAGGGTGCGGCCGTGCTGGTGCAGGACTACCATCTGGCGCTGGTCCCGGGGCTGCTCGCGGAACGCAGGCCCGACCTGCGGATCGGCCATTTCTCGCACACCCCGTGGGCGCCGCCGGAGCTGTTCCGGGTGCTGCCCGACCCGGTGGCCCGCGAGGTGCTGCTCGGCGTGCTGGGCGCCGACCGGGCCGCGTTCCTCACCCGCCGCTGGGCGGACGCCTTCATCGCGTGCTGCGCGGCGCTGCTGGGCGCCGAGACCACGCCTGACTCCGTCACCCACGAGGGGCGCACCACGCGGATCGGCGTGCACGGCCTGGGCGCCGACGCGGCGTTCCTGCGGGACCGGGCCGGCCGTCCGGACGTGGACGAGCGGCTGGCGGAGCTGCGGGAGCGCGTCGGCCCCGGCCGGGCGACGATCGTCCGGGTGGACCGCACGGAGCTGTCCAAGAACATCGTGCGCGGCCTGCTGGCCTACCGGCGGCTGCTCACCGACCACCCGGAGTGGCGTGGCCGGGTCGCGCATATCGCCTTCGCCTACCCGTCGCGCCAGGATCTCGCGCTCTACCGCGCGTACACGGCCGAGGTCTCGCGGGTCGCCGACGCGGTCAACGAGGAGTTCGGCGAGGACGGTTGGACGCCGGTGATCCTGCATGTGAAGGACGACTTCGCGCGCTCCCTGGCGGCCTACCGGATGGCGGACGTGGCGTTGGTCAACCCGATCAGGGACGGGATGAACCTGGTCGCCAAGGAGGTCCCCGTGGTCTCCGAGAACGGCTGCGCGCTGGTCCTCTCCCGGGAGGCGGGCGCGGCCGAAGAGCTGGGCCCGGACGCGCTGTTGGTGAACCCGTACGACATCGCGGGCACGGCCCAGGCGCTGCACGAGGCGCTGTCGCTCGACCAGGCCACCCGGGCGGCGCGGTCCCGCCGCCTCGCGAACACGGCCACGGCCCTCCCCCCCACCGCCTGGTTCCTGGCCCAACTCACGGCCCTCCGAACGACCGCCTGA
- a CDS encoding glucosyl-3-phosphoglycerate synthase, translating to MLEEAEKWLSRRSWGVTDRSMAQLLHAKRAAGAAGSISVVLPALNEETTVGAIVEALRRDLMEDVPLIDELLVVDSGSTDRTSEVAAAAGAKVVHRDEILPRVPTLPGKGEVLWRSLLATSGEIICFVDADLRDFDSRFVSGTLGPLLTEPDVQLVKAMYDRPLGDQPSGARQGGRVTELVARPLLNLHWPQLAGVVQPLGGEYAARRSLLERLPFPVGYGVELGLLIDTLNVAGLDAVGQVDVGERKHRHQDGQALGRMSAAIMRTAQCRLPGTMLPSRIGLTQFQRTEDGGFTPETHPILADERPPMSTIPEYAARQAA from the coding sequence GTGCTGGAAGAGGCAGAGAAGTGGCTGAGCCGCCGGTCCTGGGGCGTCACTGACCGCTCGATGGCGCAACTGCTGCACGCCAAGCGTGCGGCGGGAGCGGCCGGCAGCATCAGCGTGGTTCTCCCCGCGCTCAACGAGGAGACCACGGTGGGTGCCATCGTGGAAGCGCTGCGGCGCGACCTGATGGAGGACGTGCCACTGATCGACGAGCTACTCGTGGTGGACTCGGGGTCCACCGACCGCACCTCGGAGGTGGCCGCGGCGGCGGGCGCCAAGGTCGTGCACCGGGACGAGATACTGCCCCGCGTGCCGACCCTCCCCGGCAAGGGCGAGGTCCTCTGGCGGTCGCTGCTGGCGACCAGTGGGGAGATCATCTGTTTTGTCGACGCCGACCTGCGGGACTTCGACTCCCGCTTCGTCTCGGGCACCCTCGGCCCGTTGCTCACCGAGCCGGACGTGCAGCTGGTCAAGGCCATGTACGACCGTCCGCTCGGCGACCAGCCGTCCGGCGCCCGCCAGGGCGGCCGGGTCACGGAGCTGGTCGCCCGACCGCTGCTGAACCTGCACTGGCCGCAGCTGGCCGGCGTGGTCCAGCCGCTGGGCGGTGAGTACGCGGCCCGCAGATCGCTGCTGGAGCGGCTCCCGTTCCCCGTCGGCTACGGCGTGGAGCTGGGCCTGCTGATCGACACGCTCAACGTGGCGGGGCTCGACGCGGTGGGTCAGGTCGATGTCGGGGAGCGCAAGCACCGGCATCAGGACGGCCAGGCGCTGGGCCGGATGTCGGCGGCGATCATGCGCACCGCGCAGTGCCGGCTCCCCGGCACGATGCTGCCCAGCCGGATCGGGCTGACGCAGTTCCAGCGGACCGAGGACGGCGGTTTCACGCCCGAGACCCATCCGATCCTCGCCGACGAACGCCCGCCCATGTCGACCATCCCCGAGTACGCGGCCCGGCAGGCGGCGTAG
- the thrC gene encoding threonine synthase — protein MSVLTSANADESAETSGSPGSSGSDVDLGPAAALSCRECGERFPLGPIFACASCFGPLEVAYDLPSGDPEALRRTIESGPNSIWRYAPLLPVPADVAEKPNLNPGCTPLVRADRLAAELGVTGGLYIKDDSANPTHSFKDRVVANAVEAARAFGFTTLSCSSTGNLAGAVGAAAARAGLRSCVFIPHDLEQGKVVMAAVYGGELVAIEGTYDDVNRFCSELIGDPIGEGWGFVNVNLRPYYAEGSKTLAYEICEQLGWKLPGQLVIPIASGSQLTKIDKGLKELIKLGLVEDRPYKIFGAQAEGCSPVSRAFREGHDVVRPVKPDTIAKSLAIGNPADGPYVLDIARRTGGAVEDVDDEQIVAAIKLLARTEGIFAETAGGVTVGVTRKLLAAGLLDPEATTVVLNTGDGLKTLDAVAPTTGPSATIRPNLDSFREAGLA, from the coding sequence ATGTCTGTACTCACCTCGGCCAACGCCGACGAGTCCGCCGAAACCTCCGGCTCCCCCGGTTCCTCAGGCTCCGACGTCGATCTCGGACCCGCCGCCGCGCTCTCCTGTCGCGAGTGCGGCGAACGCTTCCCGCTCGGGCCGATCTTCGCCTGCGCGTCCTGTTTCGGGCCGCTTGAGGTCGCCTACGACCTGCCAAGCGGCGATCCCGAGGCGCTGCGCCGCACCATCGAGTCGGGCCCCAACAGCATCTGGCGCTACGCGCCGCTCCTGCCGGTGCCGGCCGATGTGGCCGAGAAGCCCAACCTCAACCCGGGCTGCACCCCGCTGGTCCGGGCCGACCGGCTGGCCGCCGAACTGGGCGTCACGGGCGGCCTGTACATCAAGGACGACTCCGCCAACCCGACCCACTCGTTCAAGGACCGGGTGGTGGCGAACGCGGTGGAGGCGGCGCGCGCCTTCGGGTTCACCACCCTCTCCTGCTCGTCGACCGGCAACCTCGCCGGCGCCGTGGGCGCGGCGGCTGCCAGGGCGGGCCTGCGGTCCTGCGTGTTCATCCCGCACGATCTGGAGCAGGGCAAGGTGGTGATGGCCGCCGTCTACGGCGGCGAGCTGGTCGCCATCGAGGGCACCTACGACGATGTCAACCGGTTCTGCAGCGAGCTGATCGGCGATCCGATCGGCGAGGGCTGGGGCTTTGTCAACGTGAACCTGCGGCCTTACTACGCCGAGGGTTCCAAGACGCTCGCCTACGAGATCTGTGAACAACTGGGCTGGAAACTGCCCGGCCAACTGGTGATCCCGATCGCTTCCGGTTCACAACTGACCAAGATCGATAAGGGATTGAAAGAGCTGATCAAGCTCGGCCTGGTCGAGGACCGTCCCTACAAGATCTTCGGCGCCCAGGCCGAAGGCTGCTCCCCCGTCTCCCGCGCCTTCCGCGAGGGCCATGACGTGGTCCGCCCGGTGAAACCGGACACCATCGCCAAATCCCTCGCCATCGGCAACCCGGCCGACGGCCCCTATGTGCTGGACATCGCCCGGCGCACCGGCGGCGCGGTCGAGGACGTGGACGACGAGCAGATCGTGGCCGCCATCAAGCTGCTGGCCAGGACCGAGGGCATCTTCGCCGAGACCGCCGGCGGCGTCACCGTCGGCGTGACCCGCAAGCTGCTGGCCGCCGGGCTGCTCGACCCGGAGGCGACCACCGTCGTCCTCAACACCGGCGACGGCCTGAAGACCCTGGACGCGGTGGCACCGACCACCGGCCCGTCCGCGACCATCCGTCCGAACCTGGACTCGTTCCGAGAGGCTGGCCTGGCATGA
- a CDS encoding MoaD/ThiS family protein produces MSVTVRIPTILRTYTDGRSEVTAEGGTLNEVLADLDRNHQGIAGRVLDDEGKLRRFVNVYVNDDDVRFTEGLATPTPDGAGVSIIPAVAGG; encoded by the coding sequence ATGAGCGTCACCGTCCGCATCCCCACCATTCTGCGTACCTACACCGACGGCCGGTCCGAGGTCACGGCCGAGGGCGGGACGCTCAACGAGGTGCTGGCCGACCTGGACCGCAACCACCAGGGCATCGCCGGCCGGGTCCTGGACGACGAGGGCAAGTTGCGGCGCTTCGTGAACGTCTATGTGAACGACGACGACGTCCGCTTCACCGAGGGCCTCGCCACGCCGACCCCGGACGGCGCCGGCGTCTCCATCATCCCGGCGGTCGCCGGCGGCTGA
- a CDS encoding cold-shock protein: MAQGTVKWFNAEKGYGFIAVDGGADVFVHYSAIQMDGYRTLEEGQRVEFEISQGQKGPQADMVRVTA, from the coding sequence ATGGCTCAGGGCACCGTCAAGTGGTTCAACGCGGAGAAGGGCTACGGCTTCATCGCGGTAGACGGTGGTGCGGACGTGTTCGTCCACTACAGCGCGATTCAGATGGACGGCTACCGCACCCTGGAAGAGGGGCAGCGGGTCGAGTTCGAGATCTCTCAGGGGCAGAAGGGTCCACAGGCCGACATGGTCCGGGTGACTGCCTGA
- the groL gene encoding chaperonin GroEL (60 kDa chaperone family; promotes refolding of misfolded polypeptides especially under stressful conditions; forms two stacked rings of heptamers to form a barrel-shaped 14mer; ends can be capped by GroES; misfolded proteins enter the barrel where they are refolded when GroES binds), with protein sequence MAKIIAFDEEARRGLERGMNQLADAVKVTLGPKGRNVVLEKKWGAPTITNDGVSIAKEIELEDSYEKIGAELVKEVAKKTDDVAGDGTTTATVLAQALVREGLRNVAAGANPMALKRGIEAAVEKVSEALLSQAKEVETKEQIASTASISAGDPQIGELIAEAMDKVGKEGVITVEESQTFGLELELTEGMRFDKGYISAYFATDMERMESELEDPYILIVNSKIGNVKDLLPLLEKVMQSGKPLLIIAEDVEGEALSTLVVNKIRGTFKSVAVKAPGFGDRRKAMLGDIAILTGGQVISEEVGLKLESATLDLLGRARKVVITKDETTIVDGSGDSDQVQGRVNQIRAEIENSDSDYDREKLQERLAKLAGGVAVIKAGAATEVELKERKHRIEDAVRNAKAAVEEGIVAGGGVALLQAASALEKLELEGDEATGAAAVKLALEAPLKQIAVNAGLEGGVVVEKVRNLTPGWGLNAATGEYVDLLAAGIPDPTKVTRSALQNAASIAALFLTTEAVIADKPEKASAGADPAAGGMGGGMDF encoded by the coding sequence ATGGCCAAGATCATCGCGTTCGACGAGGAGGCGCGGCGCGGCCTTGAGCGCGGGATGAACCAGCTCGCCGACGCCGTCAAGGTCACGCTGGGCCCCAAGGGCCGCAACGTCGTCCTGGAGAAGAAGTGGGGCGCCCCGACGATCACCAACGATGGCGTGTCCATCGCCAAGGAGATCGAGCTGGAGGACTCCTACGAGAAGATCGGCGCCGAGCTGGTCAAGGAGGTCGCCAAGAAGACGGACGACGTCGCCGGCGACGGTACGACGACGGCGACCGTCCTGGCCCAGGCGCTGGTCCGGGAGGGCCTGCGCAACGTGGCCGCCGGTGCGAACCCGATGGCGCTGAAGCGCGGTATCGAGGCCGCCGTGGAGAAGGTCTCCGAGGCCCTGCTGAGCCAGGCCAAGGAGGTCGAGACCAAGGAGCAGATCGCCTCCACCGCGTCCATCTCCGCGGGCGACCCGCAGATCGGCGAGCTGATCGCCGAGGCCATGGACAAGGTCGGCAAGGAAGGCGTCATCACGGTCGAGGAGTCGCAGACCTTCGGCCTTGAGCTTGAGCTGACCGAGGGCATGCGCTTCGACAAGGGCTACATCTCGGCCTACTTCGCCACCGACATGGAGCGGATGGAGTCGGAGCTTGAGGACCCCTACATCCTGATCGTCAACTCCAAGATCGGCAACGTGAAGGACCTCCTTCCGCTGCTGGAGAAGGTCATGCAGTCGGGCAAGCCGCTGCTGATCATCGCGGAGGACGTCGAGGGCGAGGCGCTGTCCACCCTGGTCGTCAACAAGATCCGGGGCACCTTCAAGTCGGTCGCCGTCAAGGCTCCCGGCTTCGGTGACCGTCGCAAGGCCATGCTCGGTGACATCGCCATCCTCACCGGTGGCCAGGTCATCTCCGAGGAGGTCGGCCTCAAGCTGGAGTCCGCCACCCTCGACCTGCTGGGCCGCGCCCGCAAGGTGGTCATCACCAAGGACGAGACCACCATCGTCGACGGTTCCGGCGACAGCGACCAGGTCCAGGGTCGGGTCAACCAGATCCGTGCCGAGATCGAGAACTCCGACTCGGACTACGACCGCGAGAAGCTCCAGGAGCGTCTGGCGAAGCTGGCCGGCGGCGTGGCCGTCATCAAGGCCGGTGCCGCCACCGAGGTGGAGCTGAAGGAGCGCAAGCACCGCATCGAGGACGCGGTGCGCAACGCCAAGGCCGCCGTCGAGGAGGGCATCGTCGCCGGTGGTGGCGTGGCCCTGCTCCAGGCCGCCTCGGCGCTGGAGAAGCTGGAGCTGGAGGGCGACGAGGCCACGGGTGCCGCCGCCGTCAAGCTGGCTCTGGAGGCTCCGCTGAAGCAGATCGCCGTCAACGCCGGCCTTGAGGGCGGCGTCGTGGTGGAGAAGGTCCGCAACCTGACTCCGGGTTGGGGCCTGAACGCCGCCACCGGCGAGTACGTCGACCTGCTGGCCGCGGGCATCCCGGACCCGACCAAGGTCACGCGCTCGGCGCTGCAGAACGCCGCCTCCATCGCGGCGCTCTTCCTGACCACCGAGGCCGTCATCGCCGACAAGCCGGAGAAGGCTTCCGCCGGCGCCGACCCGGCCGCCGGTGGCATGGGCGGCGGCATGGACTTCTGA
- the bla gene encoding class A beta-lactamase, with product MRQLPCAARMAGLLVLVALPACGGGAAEGEPSRPSAPTASEAVVDEASLADAFDELSDAFDARLGVYALDTGTGREVAHRADERFAYASTFKALAVGAVLREHGLDGIDEVIDYTSDDLVAHAPVTENFVNEGMTLRQLCAATLWYSDNTAANLLLDTLGGPEGLEAVLAELGDDVIEMDRWETELNEGAPGDVRDTSTPRAMAESLRTFLLGEALGPGERELLRMWMLTNTTGQPLIRAGLPDGWAVADKSGSAGYGGRNNIAVVWPDDGGEPIVMAVMSTRDEEGAEADDALIAEAATLTTNALGRTAPAD from the coding sequence ATGAGACAGCTGCCGTGTGCCGCCCGGATGGCCGGGCTGCTGGTGCTGGTCGCGCTGCCCGCCTGCGGCGGCGGGGCCGCCGAGGGGGAGCCGTCGCGGCCGAGCGCGCCGACGGCGTCCGAAGCCGTCGTTGACGAGGCGTCGCTCGCCGACGCGTTCGACGAGCTGTCCGACGCGTTCGACGCGCGGCTCGGCGTGTACGCGCTGGACACCGGCACCGGCCGGGAGGTCGCCCATCGCGCGGACGAACGGTTCGCCTACGCGTCCACCTTCAAGGCCCTGGCCGTGGGCGCGGTGCTCAGGGAGCACGGTCTCGACGGGATCGACGAGGTGATCGACTACACCTCGGACGATCTGGTGGCCCATGCGCCGGTGACCGAGAACTTCGTCAACGAAGGGATGACGTTGCGTCAACTCTGCGCGGCCACCCTCTGGTACAGCGACAACACCGCCGCCAATCTGCTCCTCGACACGCTGGGCGGGCCCGAGGGGCTTGAGGCCGTGTTGGCGGAGCTGGGGGACGACGTCATCGAGATGGACCGGTGGGAGACGGAGCTGAACGAGGGGGCGCCGGGCGACGTCAGGGACACCAGCACCCCCCGCGCGATGGCCGAGAGCCTGCGGACGTTCCTGCTCGGTGAGGCGCTGGGCCCGGGCGAACGCGAACTGCTCCGGATGTGGATGCTGACCAACACCACCGGCCAGCCCCTGATCCGCGCCGGCCTCCCGGACGGCTGGGCCGTCGCCGACAAGAGCGGCAGCGCGGGCTACGGGGGCCGCAACAACATCGCGGTCGTCTGGCCGGACGACGGTGGCGAGCCGATCGTCATGGCCGTCATGTCCACCCGGGACGAGGAGGGCGCCGAGGCCGACGACGCCCTGATCGCCGAGGCCGCGACGCTCACCACGAACGCCCTCGGCCGCACGGCCCCAGCCGACTGA